The following coding sequences are from one Paraburkholderia caballeronis window:
- a CDS encoding DNA/RNA non-specific endonuclease — translation MKKLFACLLMAAASHVFAAPPCSRFVPDGQFPTLSNARMAPKTRVLCYADFVVLHSGVTHGPLWSAEHLTRDHLDAAKEMTRTNRFFEDDRLPPGEGATLADYRRSGFDRGHMSPAGNRWNPEAMAQSFSLANIVPQNRENNQRLWSRLETAVRRITSKDGDAYVVTGPLFSGSQLQTIGASRVFVPTQLFKVVYVPSRRVAFAIVADNVSTNRYDIRTVHELEAASGIRFPGIPENLKDQRPGGLKGV, via the coding sequence ATGAAGAAGCTGTTTGCGTGTCTGTTGATGGCCGCCGCGAGCCATGTTTTCGCCGCGCCGCCGTGTTCCCGGTTCGTCCCCGACGGCCAGTTCCCCACCCTCTCGAATGCGCGCATGGCGCCGAAGACCCGCGTGCTGTGTTACGCGGACTTCGTCGTGCTGCATTCGGGCGTCACGCATGGGCCGCTGTGGTCGGCCGAGCACCTGACGCGCGACCACCTGGACGCCGCGAAGGAGATGACGCGCACGAACCGCTTCTTCGAGGACGACCGGCTGCCGCCCGGCGAAGGCGCGACGCTAGCCGACTACAGGCGCAGCGGCTTCGACCGCGGTCACATGAGCCCGGCTGGCAACCGCTGGAACCCGGAGGCGATGGCGCAGTCGTTCTCGCTCGCGAACATCGTCCCGCAGAACCGCGAGAACAACCAGCGCCTGTGGTCGCGGCTCGAAACCGCGGTGCGGCGGATCACATCGAAGGACGGCGACGCGTATGTCGTCACCGGCCCGCTGTTTTCCGGCTCGCAGTTGCAGACGATCGGAGCGTCGCGCGTGTTCGTGCCAACGCAGTTGTTCAAGGTGGTCTACGTGCCGTCGCGGCGGGTCGCGTTCGCGATCGTCGCCGACAACGTGTCGACGAACCGCTACGATATCCGCACGGTGCACGAACTCGAAGCGGCGAGCGGCATCCGCTTCCCCGGCATTCCGGAGAACCTGAAGGACCAGCGCCCAGGAGGACTAAAAGGTGTTTGA
- a CDS encoding HAD family hydrolase yields the protein MTDRIVAAFDFDGTITTSDSFRAFVLHAAGPARFVLAALRCLPSIAGVPLRLADRGRAKARFLFAALGPARFETLDAAADRFVRERLPALLRDDMLARIREHQALGHEVVLVSASPSLYLRKWAASAGIDTVLASELEWRDGAYTGRLAGRNCWGPEKSARLRAWWGERAPRTLYAYGDSRGDREMAALADHPWIRGTVPMPPMAHAAGGAM from the coding sequence ATGACCGACCGCATCGTCGCCGCCTTCGACTTCGACGGCACCATCACCACGTCGGACAGTTTTCGCGCATTCGTGCTGCATGCGGCCGGCCCCGCGCGGTTCGTGCTGGCCGCGCTGCGCTGCCTGCCGTCGATCGCCGGCGTACCGCTGCGGCTTGCCGACCGTGGCCGCGCGAAGGCGCGTTTCCTGTTCGCGGCGCTCGGCCCGGCGCGCTTCGAGACGCTCGACGCCGCCGCCGACCGGTTCGTCCGCGAGCGGCTGCCCGCGCTGCTGCGCGACGACATGCTCGCGCGCATCCGCGAGCATCAGGCGCTCGGTCACGAGGTGGTGCTGGTCAGCGCGTCGCCGTCGCTGTATCTGCGCAAGTGGGCGGCGTCGGCCGGCATCGACACGGTGTTAGCCAGCGAACTCGAATGGCGCGACGGCGCTTATACCGGCCGGCTGGCGGGCAGGAACTGCTGGGGGCCGGAGAAGTCCGCGCGGCTGCGCGCGTGGTGGGGCGAACGGGCGCCGCGCACGCTGTACGCGTATGGCGACAGCCGGGGCGATCGCGAGATGGCGGCGCTTGCCGACCATCCGTGGATTCGCGGCACCGTGCCGATGCCGCCGATGGCCCACGCGGCTGGCGGCGCGATGTGA
- a CDS encoding Mpo1 family 2-hydroxy fatty acid dioxygenase, which produces MKTLTDQLAQYAAYHRDRRNIATHFVGIPLIVVALAILLSRPAWTPAAWPVALSPAWLLFGAATLYYLALDVSLGIAMAVVSAACVASGAWFAQQSTTWWLGGGIGLFVIGWVFQFVGHAAYEHRKPAFVDDVIGLLIGPLFVLAEALFSAGWRPALRAAIDAKAGPARAAGHEARAGRTPRTGHR; this is translated from the coding sequence ATGAAAACCCTGACCGATCAACTGGCGCAATACGCCGCCTATCACCGCGACCGCCGCAACATCGCGACCCACTTCGTCGGCATTCCGCTGATCGTCGTCGCGCTCGCGATCCTGCTGTCGCGGCCCGCGTGGACTCCGGCCGCATGGCCGGTCGCGCTGTCGCCCGCGTGGCTGCTGTTCGGCGCGGCGACGCTCTATTACCTGGCGCTCGACGTGTCGCTCGGCATCGCGATGGCGGTCGTGTCGGCGGCGTGCGTCGCGTCCGGCGCGTGGTTCGCGCAGCAATCCACGACATGGTGGCTCGGCGGCGGCATCGGCCTGTTCGTGATCGGCTGGGTGTTCCAGTTCGTCGGGCATGCGGCTTACGAGCATCGCAAGCCCGCGTTCGTCGACGACGTGATCGGGTTGCTGATCGGCCCGCTGTTCGTGCTCGCGGAAGCGTTGTTCAGCGCCGGCTGGCGGCCCGCGCTGCGCGCCGCGATCGACGCGAAGGCCGGGCCGGCGCGCGCTGCGGGTCACGAAGCGCGCGCCGGACGCACGCCCCGCACCGGTCATCGCTAG
- a CDS encoding DUF3564 domain-containing protein, with the protein MRLTILINGSDPTVNHDYAVLWLDTEQQRWSRESHAGIELPEWGELRDTGGVTTLCAPSADKPLCTLSGLHVDRRQQVSTSQGDATWSCELSHAPMNGYWRLQAVDRQPIRAEHSLFAD; encoded by the coding sequence ATGCGACTCACGATCCTGATCAACGGCTCCGACCCGACCGTCAACCACGATTACGCAGTGCTCTGGCTCGACACCGAACAGCAGCGGTGGTCGCGCGAATCGCATGCGGGCATCGAACTGCCCGAATGGGGCGAACTGCGCGACACCGGCGGCGTGACAACGCTGTGCGCGCCGAGCGCGGACAAGCCGCTGTGCACATTGAGCGGACTGCACGTGGACCGGCGCCAGCAGGTGAGTACGTCACAGGGCGACGCGACGTGGTCGTGCGAGCTGTCGCATGCGCCGATGAACGGCTACTGGCGGCTGCAGGCCGTCGATCGCCAGCCGATCCGCGCGGAGCATTCGCTGTTCGCGGATTGA